From Carya illinoinensis cultivar Pawnee chromosome 5, C.illinoinensisPawnee_v1, whole genome shotgun sequence, one genomic window encodes:
- the LOC122311807 gene encoding uncharacterized protein LOC122311807 gives MKRNKELDDHDELNRQKRKKTNSHSRSPDLRRNNSADHYNLKTKLQQELDKEDNGLQLALSLNSFLTGEYRSLPVDQPLPPPPPSPPPPLAQSISLQALLSSPPTPHRLYPVPVPLVAESSSSSTPMMCGPEGGPSRPIRARRNQSRVLREGKSDTINAPFPWATTRRATVYSLECLRSKQIDTITGSVQCKRCERQYEIGYNLEQKLDEVGHYIVANKSSMHDRAPSNWMNPVLPKCKFCGQENSSKPIISQKKKAINWLFLLLGQMLGCCTLEQLKYFCKHTKNHRTGAKDRVLYLTYLGLCKQLDPSGPFDR, from the coding sequence ATGAAGAGGAATAAGGAATTAGATGATCATGATGAACTAAACAGacagaagagaaagaagactaACAGCCATAGCCGTAGCCCAGATCTGAGAAGGAACAATAGCGCagatcattacaaccttaaaaCCAAGCTTCAACAAGAGCTCGACAAAGAAGATAATGGTTTGCAGCTTGCTCTTTCTCTTAATTCTTTTCTAACTGGCGAGTACCGTTCGTTGCCGGTAGACCAGCCACTTCCTCCGCCGCCGCCATCTCCCCCTCCGCCACTAGCTCAATCAATATCACTTCAAGCGCTGTTATCATCCCCACCCACCCCACACCGTCTATACCCTGTGCCAGTACCATTGGTGGCGGAATCCTCGAGTTCAAGTACCCCGATGATGTGCGGTCCAGAAGGAGGCCCCTCTCGCCCCATACGTGCTCGTCGTAACCAGTCACGGGTGCTGCGCGAGGGAAAGTCCGATACCATCAACGCTCCGTTCCCGTGGGCCACGACTCGTCGAGCCACGGTCTACAGTCTCGAATGCCTGCGGTCCAAGCAAATCGATACCATTACTGGCTCTGTCCAATGCAAGCGGTGCGAGCGTCAGTACGAGATTGGGTATAATCTGGAGCAAAAGCTCGATGAAGTTGGGCATTATATCGTGGCGAACAAGAGCAGCATGCATGACAGGGCGCCGAGCAATTGGATGAATCCGGTTCTTCCAAAGTGCAAGTTCTGCGGTCAAGAAAACAGCTCGAAGCCGATTATCTCGCAGAAGAAGAAAGCGATAAACTGGCTGTTTTTGCTTCTGGGACAAATGCTTGGTTGCTGCACGCTTGAGCAATTGAAGTATTTCTGCAAGCACACCAAGAATCACAGGACGGGCGCTAAGGATCGTGTTCTTTATCTTACTTATCTTGGACTATGTAAACAACTCGATCCTAGTGGACCTTTTGATCGATAA
- the LOC122310029 gene encoding uncharacterized protein LOC122310029, whose protein sequence is MCGPEGGPSRPIRARLYQSRVLREGKSDTVNAPLPWATTRRATVYSLECLLSKQIDTITGSVQCKRCERQCEIGYNLEKKFDEVEHYIAENKSSMHDSAPSNWMNPVLPKCKFCGQENSAKPIISQKNKAINWLFLLLGQMLGCCTLAQLKYFCKHTKNHRTGAKDQLLYLTYLGRCKQLDPSGPFDR, encoded by the coding sequence ATGTGCGGTCCAGAAGGAGGCCCCTCTCGCCCCATACGCGCTCGTCTTTACCAGTCACGGGTGCTGCGCGAGGGAAAGTCCGACACCGTCAACGCTCCGCTCCCGTGGGCCACGACGCGTCGAGCCACGGTCTACAGTCTCGAATGCCTGCTGTCCAAGCAAATCGATACCATTACTGGCTCTGTCCAATGCAAGCGGTGCGAGCGTCAGTGCGAGATTGGGTATAATCTGGAGAAAAAGTTTGACGAAGTTGAGCATTATATCGCGGAGAACAAGAGCAGCATGCATGACAGTGCGCCGAGCAATTGGATGAATCCGGTTCTTCCAAAGTGCAAATTCTGTGGTCAAGAAAACAGTGCGAAGCCGATTATCTCGCAGAAGAATAAGGCAATAAACTGGCTGTTTTTGCTTCTGGGACAAATGCTTGGTTGCTGCACGCTTGCTCAGTTGAAGTATTTCTGCAAGCACACCAAGAATCACAGGACGGGTGCTAAAGATCAACTTCTTTATCTCACTTATCTTGGACGATGTAAACAACTCGATCCTAGTGGACCTTTTGATCGATAA